The Mesorhizobium sp. M3A.F.Ca.ET.080.04.2.1 genome contains the following window.
GCGACCTCTATCAAGCGACGCGCGACATCCACACCCGGTTGGGTGAGGTAGCGCAAGATTAGCGGCTGAGCAGGCCCTTGGCGGCGTCCTCGTCGGTGATCAGCATCGAGATCTTGGTGTTGGCGAGGGCCGCGCGCATCACGGCCACCTTCTCCTGCCCGCCCGAGACCAGGATGATATTGGGAATGTCCGAAAGCTCCTGCAGCGGATAGGCGCAGACGCGGCGGTTGACCTCGTGGTCGACTGGACGGCCTTCGGCATCGATGAAGTGGCAAAGGATATCGCCGACCGCACCGGCGGCCTGCAGTTCCTCCAACTCGCTGAGCTTGATGAAGCCGTAATTGGCGATCGGGCTCTCTTGCGAGAATGAACCGACGCTGAGCACCGCGATGTTGGCGCGCCGCGCCCGGAAGACGACGTCCTGGACGCTGCGCTGGCTCATGAAGGCATCGCGCTGTTCCGGCCTGTCGGCATAGACGGGCACCGGAAGCAGATAGCATTCGGCGCCGATCTTTTCGGCGAACTCCCAGGCGCTTTCGGTCGGGTTGAGCGGCTGCGCATGGGTAAGGCCGCCGAGCATCGAGACCACCGTGGTTCGCGCGATCGGCCGGCGCGGGAGTTCGTTGATGGCGAACTTCAGCGTGCGGCCCCAGCCAAGAGCGATGACATCGCCAGGATTGACGTTATCAGCGAGATAAGCGGCGGCGGCATGGCCGATCATCAGCGGAGCGTTGCTCCTGTCGGCCGCCGACGGCACGACCACGGCCTGGCTGAGACCGAAACGCTGCTTCAGGCCCTCCTCCAGTTGCACGCATTCGACCACGCTGTCGCGAATGCGGAACTGGACCACGCCCTCCTCGCGCGCGGCGGAAAGTATCCGGTGCACCTTGATGCGGCCGACGCCGAGGATTTCCGAGATCCGCTCCTGCGTCAGGCCTTCGACATAATAGTGCCAGGCGGCACGGGCCTTGAGCTCCGCATCGGGGAAGCGCGAGGCCTTTTCGTTCTCGATCACCGCCAACCTCGTGTCCCTCCCGGCCGACTTTGAACTTCTTCCGATGATGCGCCGCCCTAGCTTCCCTATGGCAAACCGGCCGCTGGCGCAAACCGCCCCCGAATGCGTGCCGGCACTTGACAATGTTCTGATGAACGTTTTAGCTGAACAAAATTGCATATCAAAGATAAATTGTTCACAAGGGAGGATGCCTGGTGAACAGGAGCGGACGGCGACGCATCGCCGGCCGCGGACGGAGGAGACGAAGTGGCCGTGAGCAACGAGACAAGCGAGTTGAAGGCTGGCACCAGCGCCGCGCAGGGCGCGTCCAGTGCGAAGCTTTCGGCGCTGTTTGCCGGAACGATGGGACCGCTGATCGGGCTGGTGCTGCTTTGCCTGGCGCTGGCGCTGACCACCGACACCTTCCTGACCTTCCGCAACATCCTCAACGTGCTCGATCAAGTGACCGTGCTCGGCATCATGGCGATCGGCATGACGCTGGTCATCCTGATCGGCGGCATCGACCTTTCGGTGGGCTCGGTGCTGGCGCTTGCCTCGATGGTGATGGGCTATGTTGCCTACCCAGACTATCTCAACCTCGGCGTCCCGGTGGGCATCGCCGCGGCGCTTGTCGTCGCCGCCCTGTGCGGCCTGGTCTCGGGACTGCTGGTCACGGTGACCAGACTGCCGCCCTTCATCGCAACGCTCGCCATGATGTCGGTGGCGCGCGGCCTCGCCAACATGATCACCGACGGATCGCAGATCGTCGGCTTTCCCGACTGGTTCACCAACCTGTCGATCGTGCGCCATTTCGGCTTCCTGTCGGTGACCGTCGGGCTGATGATCGTGCTGGCGATCATCTTCGCCATCTTCCTCAACTATCGCGCCACCGGCCGCAGTCTCTACGCCATCGGCGGCAGCGCCGAGGTCGCCCGCCTGTCCGGCATTCCGGTCAAGTCGCTGACCAACTGGGTCTATGCGATCTGCGGTCTGCTTGCCGGGCTGGCCGGGATCGTGCTCGCGGCAAGGCTCGATTCGGTGCAGCCGAGCTCAGGCGTCGGCTACGAGCTCGACACCATCGCCGCGGTGGTGATCGGCGGCGCCAGCCTGTCGGGCGGCATCGGCTCGATCGGCGGCACGGCGATCGGCGTGCTCATCATCGGCGTGCTGCGCAACGGCCTCAACCTGCTCGGCGTGTCGCCCTTCATCCAGCAGGTGGTGATCGGCGTGGTCATCGCGCTGGCGGTCGCCACAGATAGCTGGCGGCGCCGAGCACAATGAAGAGCGGGCGACAATAGGAATTCGCCCGGATGTCCGGGCGGAACGGATCGGTCGATCCGAGACTGGGACTGTCCGGCCGGGGCGCCGCGATGCGCAGGCTGGACGGGATTGAACACCAACGGAGGAAAAACATGCTGACCAAACGTTCACTGCTGCTTGCGGCGGCGGCCATCGTCCCGCTGCTCGGGCTGTCCGATGCGGCCTCGGCCAAGGACGCCAAGAAGCTCGGACTTGCCGTCGCCAATCTGCAAGCTGACTTCTTCAACCAGATCAAGCAGTCGGTCGAAGCCTATGCGAAGGAGAAGGGCATCGAGGTCATCACCGTCGACGCCAAGGGCGATTCGGCCACGCAGGTCAGCCAGGTGCAGGATCTCGTCACGCAGAACATCGACGCGCTGATCTACATCCCGGCCGGCGCCACCGCCGCGACCGTCCCGACCAAGACCGCGAAGGCCGCCGGCATTCCGGTGATCAATGTCGACCGCAATGCCGACGGCGCGCCGGGCGACACCTTCATCGCCACCGACAGCGTCAACTCCGCCAAGGCGGTGTGCGACTACATTGCCAAGCAGGCCGGCGGCAAGGGCGAGATGGTCATCATCCACGGCCAGAAGGGCACGACGCCGGAAGTCGACCGCTCGAAGGGCTGCGGCGAAGCGCTGAAGGCTTATCCGGACATCAAGGTGGTCGGCGAGCTCTGGAGCGAGCAATGGCACCAGGACGAAGGCTTCAAGCTGGCGCAGGATCTGCTGCAGGCTCATCCGAATGTTTCGATCATCTTCGGCCAGGCCGACGCGCTGGCGCTGGGCTCGGCCCAGGCGGTCAAGGTCGCCAATCCTGACCACAAGGTCTGGATCGCCGGCTTCGACGGCGACGTGGCTGCGCTTAAGGCGCTTAAGGACGGCGTGTTCGACGTCACCGCGACGCAGCAGACGCAGGGCATGGGCCGGCTCGCTGTGGACTCGGCGATCAAGATCGTTGGCGGCGAGAAGCTGCCTGCCGAACAGTTGCAGGACGCGACGCTGACCACCAAGGACAATGTCGCGCAGTTCATCGAGAAGCACCCCTGAGGGCTAGCTGAGACCCTGAGCGAGCATCACGATGCCCCTTGACCCTCATCCTGGCGAGGCACCGCATAACGGGCTCTTCGTCAATGGCCTCTGCAAGAGCTACGGACCGGTGCAGGTCCTGGCCGATGCGAGCTTCGAGGTGCGGCCGGGCGAGGTCGTGGCGCTGCTCGGCGAGAACGGCGCCGGCAAGTCGACGGTGTCCAACATCATCGCCGGCTCGATCAAATCCGATGCCGGCACCATCATCTGGCGGGGGACGCCCTATTCCCCCGCCAATCCCGCCGCGGCCATCGAGGCCGGCGTCGGCATGATCCATCAGGAATTGAAGCTCCTGCCGGACCTGTCGGTGGCGGAAAATGTCTATGTCGGGCGCCTGCCGATGCGCGGCGGCCGCGTCGACCGCGCGAGCATGAACGCGAAGGCGTCGGCGCAGCTGAAGCGGCTGGGCCTCGACGTGTCGCCCGAGCGCAAGGTACGCACACTGCGCGTCGCCGCCCAGCAGCAGGTGGAGATCGCCAAGGCGTTGACGCTGAATGCCGAGCTCTTGATCCTCGACGAGCCGACCGCGGCGCTCGGCGGCGAGGAAACGGAACTTCTGTTCAAGCAGATCCGCAAGCTCAAGGCCGAAGGCATGTCCTTCATCTATATCAGCCATCGGCTGGACGAGATCGCGCAGATCGCCGACCGCGTCGTGGTGATGCGCGACGGCCGCATCGTCGCCAGGCACGAGCGCGCCGACATCCCGGTGCGCACGGTGGTCGAGCAGATGGTCGGCCGCAGCGTCGAGCGCATGTTCCCGAAGCTATCCCCTCCAAGCGACCAGACGCTGCTCGAGGTCGAGAACCTGTCCTCGCCGGAGAAGAGTTTCAACAACGTCTCCTTCGCGGTGAAGGCAGGCGAGATCCTCGGCATCGCCGGCCTGATCGGCGCCGGCCGCACCGAGTTGGTGCGCGCGATCGCCGGCGCCGATCCGATCTCTTCGGGTTCGGTGCGCGTCGCCGGCCAGCCGGTGCATCTCAGCGGCCCGGCGGCGGCGATCAAGGCCGGCGTCGTGCTGGTGCCGGAAGACCGCAAGGCGCAGGGCCTAGTGTTGGAACAGACCATCGGCGAGAACCTCGCCTTCGGCAATTTCGACCATGTCGCGCCGAAGGGCTGGGTGTTTCCCAAGGCGGTTCAGAAATTCGCCGCGGCCGGCATCTCCAGGCTGGGCGTCAAGGGCAGGCCGAACCAGGCGGTCTCAAAACTTTCCGGCGGCAACCAGCAGAAAGTGATCATCGCCAAATGGGTCTCGCGGCCGCCGAAGGTATTCATCCTCGATGAGCCGACCCGCGGCATCGACGTCGGCGCCCGCGCGGCGATCTACGACGTCATTGCCGATCTCGCCCGCTCCGGCATGGCGGTTGTCGTGGTGAGCTCGGACCTCGAGGAGGTGCTGGGGCTTTCGCACCGCGTGCTGGTGCTGAGCCGCGGCCGCCAGCGCGGCATTCTCGATCGCGATGAAGCAAGCAATGTCGCCGTGATGGAACTCGCGACGAGCTGAGGCACGGCAGATGGGAACAAAGCGCAGCAGGTGATACCCTCCCAGGCACCGGACCGCGCGGGGCGCCAGCAATGTTGGCGCCCCTCCATTTCAGGAGAGGAGCGACATGAATCTATTCGATCTCAGCGGCGACGTGGCGCTGGTGACGGGCGCCGGCAGCGGCATCGGCCAAGCGATCGCCATCGGGCTCGCGGAAGCCGGCGCCGACGTCGCCTGCTTCGGCCACAGCTCGAAAGGCGGACTCGAAGAGACGGCCGACAAGATCCAGGCGCTCGGCCGCAAGGCGCTGGTGCTGAACGGTTCAGTAACATCGGAAAGCGACCTCGCGGCCGCGATCGACCGCACCGAAAAGGAACTCGGCGCACTGACGATTGCGGTCAACAACGCCGGCGTCGCCGGGGCCGAGCCCGCGGAGACGCTGCCGCTGGACAAATGGCAGAAGCTCTACGACGTCAATGTCAGCGGCGTGTTCCTGTCCTGCCAGGCCGAGGCGCGCGTCATGCTTACCCGCCGCAAGGGCTCGATCATCAACATCGCCTCGATGTCCGGCTCGATCGTCAATCGCGGCCTGACGCAGGCGCACTACAATTCCTCGAAGGCGGCGGTGATCCACATGTCGAAGAGCCTTGCCATGGAATGGGCCGACCGCGGCCTGCGCGTCAATGTGGTGAGTCCCGGCTACACGCTGACGCCGATGAACAAGCGGCCGGAAGTGGCCGAGCAGATCAAGATCTTCGAGCGCGACACGCCGATGGGCCGCATGGCGACGCCGGAGGAGATGGTCGGCCCGACCGTGTTCCTGGCGAGCCGGGCCGCGAGTTTCGTCACCGGCATCGACCTCATCGTCGATGGCGGCTTCGTCTGCTGGTAGGAGAGAAAATGCAGAAGCGTTTCGAAGGAAAGACGGCGGTCGTCACCGGCGCCAGCGGCGGCATAGGGGCGGCCATGGCCAGGCGCTTCGCCGCGGAAGGTGCCGCGGTGGTGATCAGCGCGATCGACCCGCGTGTCGACGAGGTCGCCGCCAGCCTGAAGGCCGCGGGCGCCAAGGTCGCTTCGATGTGCATGGACGTAACCAAGAAGGACGAGGTCGCGGCACTTTATGATCTCGCCGAAAAGGAATTCGGGCGCGTCGACATCTCGGTGCAGAACGCCGGTGTCATCACCATCGCAAAGATCGAAGCGATGACGGAAGCCGAATGGGACAAGGTGATGGCGGTCAACACCAAGGGCGTGTTCCTGTGCTGCCAGGAAGCGATCGGGCGCATGCGCAAGCATGGCGAAGGCGGCCGGCTGATCAACACCGCGTCCGGCCAGGCGCGGCAGGGTTTTATCTACACGCCGCATTATGCGGCCTCGAAATTCGGCGTCGTCGGCATCACCCAGAGCCTCGCCAAGGAAGTAGCCAAGGAGAAGATAACCGTCAATGCCATCTGCCCCGGCATAATCGACACCGACATGTGGGCCTACAACGACACTGCCTGGGGCAAGCTGCTCGGGAACTACAAGCCGGGCGAGCTCATGGCGGAGTGGGTGAAGAACATTCCCATGGGCCGCGCCGGCAGCGGCGAGGATGTTTCCGGGCTGGTCAGCTTCCTCGCCAGCGACGATGCCGCCTATATCACGGGCCAGACCATCAATGTCGACGGCGGACTAATCATGTCGTGAGCGGGCCGACGATGGCTTCGAGGGCGATGCCTCGAGGCGCCTTTGCCCGGTGAAGCGGGGCAGGCCTTTTTCGACGCCGACGCGCCGCACGGAACGGAACCTGAACCGGCTGCGGATTCACGATCTCTCGATCATCTGCTATCGGCAAACCGGCACGAGCTGACCAGCCCGCGCCATGGGCAGTTCCCAGAAGCAGCCCTCCGGTGCCGCACCGCAGCCGCCGACATCCCCCTGCCGCTCAAGGCGCCGTCCGGCGGCGGCAATTTTCCTGCAGGCAAGTAGTTTTATCCACAGGCAAGGTGCAGCCGGCGGACCAAACGGTTTGGCCGGCGCAAAACCGGCTTGACAATTCCTGGAATCGGGCGGAACCTATGAAAAAAATTTCACTCTGTTGAAAGAGGGACGGTCGGCCGATTCGGGGCCGGACGTCGACAAGAAGGGGAAAACCGATGTCCAACCTGCAGCAGCGCATCGAGGCGCTGTATCGTTCCGACGTGCGTGGCTCCGTGCTCCTGATCGTCTGCCTTTGGGCAACGATCCTCTTCGTCCTCCTGATGACCTGGGCCTACATCCCGCACGGCGGGATCAAGCTTGTGGTGGTGGTCGCGGCAGCAGCGGTGCTGATCTTCAACACCGCCGCCATCCTGGCGATGCTCAACCACTACAGGGAAGACAAGGACTTCATCTACGGCCTCGACATCAAGAACGCCGACGCCTACCGCAACCGCCAGTCTTGAGGGAAATTCCATGTCCCGCTACATCCCGCCGCAGCAAAACAAGGCCGGCCAGGTCTTCGACATCGCCATCGTCGTCGTCGCCATTTTCGTGGCGCTGTGGCTGCCGCTGAAACTGGGGCTCGCCGGAGCGGCGAAGTCGATCGACGCGCTCGACGCCAAGACCTGGGAGGCGCTCGGCCAGAACCCGACAATGGCATCGATCTGGGAGAAGCTCGGCTATACGCCGGAGACGGCCCACGACATCATCCAGAACCGCTTCCACTACATCATCGACTGGCCGACGCTGATCATCATGGCGGTCGTGCTGATCGCCTATTTCGTCTTCCTGTTCCGCGCCTCCGATCGCGAATATCGCGAGGTGATCAACGAAAAATTCGACGACAAGTAATCCGGGGGACAAGACCATGTGGCTGACAGTCTCTTACGCATGCTGGGGCATCTCGATCCTGCTCGCGCTGTGGATGCTCTTCGATTGGTTCAAGGTTGATACGCGCTATTCCGAGGACACCCTGACCTCCTCGCGCGAAGGCGAGCTTGAAGCCGTTTCCGAAAAACACCGGATTTGAGTGGGGACTGACAAATGACGGCCGCGGTTGAAGTAAGAGAAACAGTAATCCATGGCGACAGGGTCTCGCTGCTCAGAGTGCTCGGCCCAGCCCATGTCTGGGCGCTCGGCGTCGGCATCGTGCTGGTGGGCGAGTTCACCGGCTGGAACTTCGCTGCCGACAAGGGCGGCGCGCTGGCAGCGCTGATCGTCTGCTGGGTCGTCGGCCTGCTCTACACCTCGGTCGCCATGATCGATTCCGAGGTGACATCGACCGTCGCCGCCGCCGGCGGCCAGTACGCGCAGGCAAAGCATATCGTCGGGCCTTTGATGGCCTTCAACGTCGCGCTGTTCCTGGTCTTCGCCTACACCATGCTCGAAGTGTCGGATGCGATCCTGCTTGGCGACACGATCGTCGCCAAGGCAGGCGTCGAAGGCTTGACCCACAATTCCTTTATCGCGGCGACCATCGTGGTGCTGGCATGGCTCAATTATCGCGGCGTGCTGATGACGCTCAACGTCAACTTCGTCATCACCGCGATCGCCTATATCTCGATCGTGATCCTGTTCTTCTCGGTCAGCCCGTGGACGCAGGGCGCGGTGCTGAAGCTGAATGAGCTGGTCACGCCCGGCAACGCGCTGCCCTATGGCTGGATCGGCGTCATTGCCGCCTTCCAGTTCGGCATTTGGTATTATCTCGGCATCGAAGGAACCACGCAGGCCGCAGAGGAAGTGCGCTCGCCTGCCCGCTCGCTGCCCTACGGCACGATGGCCGGCATGATCACGCTGCTGATCGCCGCCGCCATGACTTGGTATGTCTGCGCCTCGATGATGCCCTGGGAATATCTCGGCATCACCTATTACCCGCTGTGGGATGCCGGCAAGCTGACCGGCAGCCCGCTGCTCGAGAACCTCCTCTTCATCGCGACGCTGCTGGCGGCGCTGGCTTCGGCCAATGGCTGCATCAACGACGCGGCGCGCGCCTGGTTCTCGCTCGGCCGCGACCGCTACCTGCCGAGCTGGTTCTCGGCGGTGCATCCGAGATATCGCACGCCCTATCGCTCGATCCTGTTCCTGTTGCCGATCGCGCTGGCCTTCGCCTTCATCGCCGACCTCAATCAGGCGATCACCTTCTCGATCCTGTCGGGCGTGCTGCAATACACCTTCATGAGCATCAACATCATGATGTTCCGGAAGAAGTGGCCTTTGGGTTCCATTCAGCGCGGCTACACGCATCCCTTCCACCCGCTGCCGGCAATCGTGTTGTTCTGCCTGTGCGTGGTGACCTTTTTCGCCATCTTCCTCGGCTTCGGCTCGCAACTGATCGCGATGATCGCCTTCTACTTCCTGATCTCGGTCTGGTTCCACTTCTACCGCTACAAATTTGTGCGGCGCGGCGACCAGTTCACCATGCCGTGGCCGAAGCCGCAGGGCTATTGAGCGGGAAGAGAGCCCGCCGGGTGACGGCGGGCTCTGGCGTGTCGAGATGTCTGAGTTGACGTCAGTCTTGTTTGCCGGGGCGATCGCATTTGCGGTCGTGCTCCACCTTGCCTGGCTTGCGCGCACCAGCCGCGGCAGGGCAAGCGCGGCGCGCGCTGCCGACGAGGCCGGCATCCGCGCCGTCATCGCCGACGCCGTCGATATCTCCGACGGCATGGCAGGGGTCGCTGCATGGGCGGGTTCCTGGAACGGCAGACGCGTACAGATACGCACCATCGTCGACACGCTCGCAACCAGGAAGCTGCCGACGCGCTGGCTGAGTGCTACGATCACCGAGGCGGTCGCGGTGCCGGGCACCTTCGACATGATGATGCGGCCGGGATCGCCCACGACCTTCTCCAACTTCGACCATCTCGAACACACGCTGCCCAAGGCGGCAACCCTTCCCGACGAAGCGGTGGTCAGGACCGATCGCCCAGGCGTCGCCTTCCCGCAGGAGGTCATTGCCGCGCATGCCGGGATCTTTGCCGAAGGCCGCGCCAAGGAATTGCTGATCACATCCAACGGGGTGCGCATCGTCTGGCTGCTGGCCCAGGCCGACCGGGCGCGCTACGGCGTGTTCCGGCAGGCCGCTTTCGGCGACGCAGCGCTCGACCCGGCATTGATCGAAAGGCTGCTTGATGCCGCGTCCTCGCTTCGCGATGCGCTCAACCGGCGTGAAAGGCAGGCCGCATGACCGACCGCTCCACGCAAACTCCGCCTTCGAACCCTTACCTGGTGCTGGCCTCGGCGATCGTCCTGCCGGGCAACGGGCATGTCATGCTCGGCTTGCCTGCGCGAGGCCTGCAATTCCTGTTTTTCATGGTCATTCTGGCCTGGGTGACGACCAAGGTGGCGCCGGCGGATGCCAGCTTCATCGGCCGCCATGCCGGCGGGTTTCTCATCTATGCGCTATCGATCCTCGACGCCTACAGGATAGCGCGGGTCCGCCACGCGATTTGGGCTCACCGAACCGGTCCGGACGGGGACAGCACGGGAAGCGGTGCAAAGTAGAACTATAACCAGAGGCAAATTTCTTTCATGCCATTGAATTCCATTCTTTCATTCGGTACATCCATTAGAAGCCACAACATCGGAGGCTGACATGTGCGGAATCGTCGGACTTTTCCTGAAGGACAAGGCGCTTGAACCGAAACTCGGCGCGATGCTGTCGGAGATGCTGATCTGTCTCACCGACCGTGGCCCAGACAGTGCCGGCATCGCCATCTATGGCGCGGCGACGGGCAACGAGGCCAAGATCACCATTCAGTCGCCGAAACCCGAGCGCGACTTCCACGGCCTCGATGTCGAACTCGCCAAGGCGATCAACG
Protein-coding sequences here:
- a CDS encoding sugar-binding transcriptional regulator translates to MIENEKASRFPDAELKARAAWHYYVEGLTQERISEILGVGRIKVHRILSAAREEGVVQFRIRDSVVECVQLEEGLKQRFGLSQAVVVPSAADRSNAPLMIGHAAAAYLADNVNPGDVIALGWGRTLKFAINELPRRPIARTTVVSMLGGLTHAQPLNPTESAWEFAEKIGAECYLLPVPVYADRPEQRDAFMSQRSVQDVVFRARRANIAVLSVGSFSQESPIANYGFIKLSELEELQAAGAVGDILCHFIDAEGRPVDHEVNRRVCAYPLQELSDIPNIILVSGGQEKVAVMRAALANTKISMLITDEDAAKGLLSR
- a CDS encoding ABC transporter permease — protein: MFAGTMGPLIGLVLLCLALALTTDTFLTFRNILNVLDQVTVLGIMAIGMTLVILIGGIDLSVGSVLALASMVMGYVAYPDYLNLGVPVGIAAALVVAALCGLVSGLLVTVTRLPPFIATLAMMSVARGLANMITDGSQIVGFPDWFTNLSIVRHFGFLSVTVGLMIVLAIIFAIFLNYRATGRSLYAIGGSAEVARLSGIPVKSLTNWVYAICGLLAGLAGIVLAARLDSVQPSSGVGYELDTIAAVVIGGASLSGGIGSIGGTAIGVLIIGVLRNGLNLLGVSPFIQQVVIGVVIALAVATDSWRRRAQ
- a CDS encoding sugar ABC transporter substrate-binding protein, translated to MLTKRSLLLAAAAIVPLLGLSDAASAKDAKKLGLAVANLQADFFNQIKQSVEAYAKEKGIEVITVDAKGDSATQVSQVQDLVTQNIDALIYIPAGATAATVPTKTAKAAGIPVINVDRNADGAPGDTFIATDSVNSAKAVCDYIAKQAGGKGEMVIIHGQKGTTPEVDRSKGCGEALKAYPDIKVVGELWSEQWHQDEGFKLAQDLLQAHPNVSIIFGQADALALGSAQAVKVANPDHKVWIAGFDGDVAALKALKDGVFDVTATQQTQGMGRLAVDSAIKIVGGEKLPAEQLQDATLTTKDNVAQFIEKHP
- a CDS encoding sugar ABC transporter ATP-binding protein; translated protein: MPLDPHPGEAPHNGLFVNGLCKSYGPVQVLADASFEVRPGEVVALLGENGAGKSTVSNIIAGSIKSDAGTIIWRGTPYSPANPAAAIEAGVGMIHQELKLLPDLSVAENVYVGRLPMRGGRVDRASMNAKASAQLKRLGLDVSPERKVRTLRVAAQQQVEIAKALTLNAELLILDEPTAALGGEETELLFKQIRKLKAEGMSFIYISHRLDEIAQIADRVVVMRDGRIVARHERADIPVRTVVEQMVGRSVERMFPKLSPPSDQTLLEVENLSSPEKSFNNVSFAVKAGEILGIAGLIGAGRTELVRAIAGADPISSGSVRVAGQPVHLSGPAAAIKAGVVLVPEDRKAQGLVLEQTIGENLAFGNFDHVAPKGWVFPKAVQKFAAAGISRLGVKGRPNQAVSKLSGGNQQKVIIAKWVSRPPKVFILDEPTRGIDVGARAAIYDVIADLARSGMAVVVVSSDLEEVLGLSHRVLVLSRGRQRGILDRDEASNVAVMELATS
- a CDS encoding SDR family oxidoreductase; translated protein: MNLFDLSGDVALVTGAGSGIGQAIAIGLAEAGADVACFGHSSKGGLEETADKIQALGRKALVLNGSVTSESDLAAAIDRTEKELGALTIAVNNAGVAGAEPAETLPLDKWQKLYDVNVSGVFLSCQAEARVMLTRRKGSIINIASMSGSIVNRGLTQAHYNSSKAAVIHMSKSLAMEWADRGLRVNVVSPGYTLTPMNKRPEVAEQIKIFERDTPMGRMATPEEMVGPTVFLASRAASFVTGIDLIVDGGFVCW
- a CDS encoding glucose 1-dehydrogenase yields the protein MQKRFEGKTAVVTGASGGIGAAMARRFAAEGAAVVISAIDPRVDEVAASLKAAGAKVASMCMDVTKKDEVAALYDLAEKEFGRVDISVQNAGVITIAKIEAMTEAEWDKVMAVNTKGVFLCCQEAIGRMRKHGEGGRLINTASGQARQGFIYTPHYAASKFGVVGITQSLAKEVAKEKITVNAICPGIIDTDMWAYNDTAWGKLLGNYKPGELMAEWVKNIPMGRAGSGEDVSGLVSFLASDDAAYITGQTINVDGGLIMS
- a CDS encoding amino acid permease, with amino-acid sequence MTAAVEVRETVIHGDRVSLLRVLGPAHVWALGVGIVLVGEFTGWNFAADKGGALAALIVCWVVGLLYTSVAMIDSEVTSTVAAAGGQYAQAKHIVGPLMAFNVALFLVFAYTMLEVSDAILLGDTIVAKAGVEGLTHNSFIAATIVVLAWLNYRGVLMTLNVNFVITAIAYISIVILFFSVSPWTQGAVLKLNELVTPGNALPYGWIGVIAAFQFGIWYYLGIEGTTQAAEEVRSPARSLPYGTMAGMITLLIAAAMTWYVCASMMPWEYLGITYYPLWDAGKLTGSPLLENLLFIATLLAALASANGCINDAARAWFSLGRDRYLPSWFSAVHPRYRTPYRSILFLLPIALAFAFIADLNQAITFSILSGVLQYTFMSINIMMFRKKWPLGSIQRGYTHPFHPLPAIVLFCLCVVTFFAIFLGFGSQLIAMIAFYFLISVWFHFYRYKFVRRGDQFTMPWPKPQGY